From a single Thioalbus denitrificans genomic region:
- a CDS encoding HAD-IIB family hydrolase — protein MSEPERGLYIVLVSLHGLIRGHDMELGRDADTGGQVLYVVELARALARHPQVERVDLLTRRVIDQKVSPDYAEPVEDLGEGARIVRIPFGPRRYLRKEVLWPHLDSFVDNALQHLRGVGRTPDLVHSHYADAGLAGARLAQLLGVPLVHTGHSLGREKRRRLLEKGLSEESVESQYNMSRRIEAEEIALGNASLVVVSTQQEVETQYSAYENYHPKRKRVIPPGVDLSRFHPPRRGEPDPPIAAELARFLRHPARPMILALSRPDERKNIATLVRAYGENAELRQAANLVVVAGNRDDITQMDTGARRVLRQLLLDIDRYDLYGRVAYPKHHKAADVPDLYRLAARRKGVFVNPALTEPFGLTLIEAAGCGLPLVATEDGGPRDIIANCRNGTLVNPLDADAIATALLKGLTDPRRWRQWSDNGIRGAHRHYTWESHVASYLKSVRRVLREGKPRRREPGRVKSRLPSIDRLLVCGLDNTLVGGDEGALRTLVERLRASGGRVGFGVATGRSTDAALKLLRQHDIPVPDVLISGVGSEIHYSGRQSQDPGWYRHIDYRWDPEALRAAMKKIPGLRPQPAREQSIHKISYLVDPAAWPGLTKVRAHLRRLDLHAKLIYSFDAFLDILPVRASKGLALRYLANKWGLPLERMLVAGDSGNDEEMLGGSVLGVVVANYSGELEHLRDDPRVYFAAGDHAAGILEAIDHYDFLGDVRLPDEEAEAS, from the coding sequence ATGAGCGAACCCGAGCGCGGCCTCTATATCGTCCTGGTCAGCCTGCACGGCCTCATCCGCGGCCACGACATGGAGCTCGGCCGCGACGCCGACACCGGCGGCCAGGTGCTCTACGTGGTGGAGCTGGCCCGGGCGCTGGCCCGCCATCCCCAGGTGGAGCGGGTGGACCTCCTCACCCGGCGGGTCATCGACCAGAAGGTCTCCCCCGACTACGCCGAGCCGGTGGAGGATCTGGGCGAGGGCGCGCGCATCGTGCGCATCCCCTTCGGGCCGCGCCGCTACCTGCGCAAGGAGGTGCTCTGGCCCCACCTCGACAGCTTCGTGGACAACGCCCTGCAGCACCTGCGCGGCGTGGGCCGCACCCCCGACCTGGTGCACAGCCACTACGCCGACGCGGGCCTGGCGGGAGCGCGCCTGGCCCAGCTGCTGGGGGTGCCGCTGGTGCACACCGGCCACTCGCTCGGGCGCGAGAAGCGCCGGCGGCTGCTGGAGAAGGGGCTCAGCGAGGAGAGCGTCGAGTCCCAGTACAACATGAGCCGGCGCATCGAGGCCGAGGAGATCGCGCTGGGCAACGCCAGCCTGGTGGTGGTGAGCACCCAGCAGGAGGTGGAGACCCAGTACAGCGCCTACGAGAACTACCATCCCAAGCGCAAGCGGGTGATTCCGCCCGGGGTGGACCTCTCCCGCTTCCACCCGCCGCGCCGGGGCGAGCCCGACCCGCCCATCGCCGCGGAGCTGGCGCGCTTCCTGCGCCACCCGGCCCGGCCGATGATCCTGGCCCTCTCGAGGCCCGACGAGCGCAAGAACATCGCCACCCTGGTGCGCGCCTACGGCGAGAACGCCGAGCTGCGGCAGGCGGCCAACCTGGTGGTGGTGGCGGGCAACCGCGACGACATCACCCAGATGGACACAGGCGCGCGGCGGGTGCTGCGCCAGCTTCTGCTGGACATCGACCGCTACGATCTCTACGGGCGGGTGGCCTACCCCAAGCACCACAAGGCCGCCGACGTGCCCGATCTCTACCGGCTGGCGGCGCGGCGCAAGGGGGTGTTCGTCAACCCGGCCCTCACCGAGCCCTTCGGCCTCACCCTCATCGAGGCGGCGGGCTGCGGGCTGCCGCTGGTGGCCACCGAGGACGGCGGCCCGCGGGACATCATCGCCAACTGCCGCAACGGAACGCTGGTGAATCCGCTCGACGCCGACGCCATCGCCACGGCGCTGCTCAAGGGGCTCACCGATCCCCGGCGCTGGCGCCAGTGGTCGGACAACGGCATCCGCGGCGCCCACCGCCACTACACCTGGGAGAGCCACGTCGCCAGCTACCTCAAGTCGGTGCGGCGCGTCCTGCGCGAGGGCAAGCCGCGGCGGCGGGAGCCGGGCCGGGTCAAGAGCCGGCTGCCCAGCATCGACCGGCTGCTGGTGTGCGGCCTGGACAACACCCTGGTGGGCGGGGACGAGGGGGCGCTGCGCACCCTGGTGGAGCGGCTGCGCGCGAGCGGCGGCCGGGTGGGCTTCGGGGTGGCCACCGGGCGCAGCACCGATGCGGCGCTGAAGCTGCTGCGCCAGCACGACATCCCCGTCCCGGACGTGCTCATCAGCGGCGTCGGCAGCGAGATCCACTACAGCGGCCGCCAGTCCCAGGACCCGGGCTGGTACCGCCACATCGACTACCGCTGGGACCCGGAAGCCCTGCGCGCGGCGATGAAGAAGATTCCGGGGCTGCGCCCGCAGCCCGCCCGCGAGCAGTCCATCCACAAGATCAGCTACCTGGTGGATCCCGCCGCCTGGCCGGGGCTGACGAAGGTGCGGGCCCACCTGCGCCGGCTCGACCTGCACGCCAAGCTGATCTACTCCTTCGACGCCTTTCTCGACATCCTCCCGGTGCGGGCCTCCAAGGGCCTGGCGCTGCGCTACCTGGCCAACAAGTGGGGCTTGCCGCTGGAACGGATGCTGGTGGCCGGCGACTCCGGCAACGACGAGGAGATGCTGGGCGGCTCGGTGCTGGGCGTGGTGGTGGCGAACTACAGCGGGGAGCTGGAGCATCTCCGGGACGATCCGCGGGTCTACTTCGCCGCGGGCGACCATGCCGCGGGTATCCTGGAGGCCATCGACCACTACGATTTCCTGGGAGACGTCCGCCTGCCGGACGAGGAGGCTGAAGCGTCGTGA
- a CDS encoding radical SAM protein, with translation MANPAAGSGNGKLSRLLDYSSTAWAFLVARRNRPFILGLVITDICNLACRHCRVANVHNASMTLEEVRGHLQRQYDRGVRYLYLEGGEPYLWRDGDRRLPDIVRLARRIGYYRVHVYTNGTVPLDESPDFTWVSIDGLGETFRTIRGIPVDHVLDHLRRFKGRGGIVYTVNTLNRGHTGEFLEFMQREFPGRRVMFYLHTPYYGKDELLLSRAQRRETIETLIAHKRAGLPVMNSKAGLRALASGNYFHPTNLWKVIDTTGEYPCCRAIGNPEVCAECGYATCAEIVLARNGRIGPVVGLLGMY, from the coding sequence ATGGCAAACCCGGCAGCCGGTTCCGGGAACGGAAAGCTGTCCCGCCTCCTCGACTATAGCAGCACCGCCTGGGCGTTCCTCGTCGCCCGGCGCAACCGGCCCTTCATCCTGGGGCTGGTGATCACGGACATCTGCAACCTCGCCTGCCGCCACTGCCGGGTGGCGAACGTCCACAACGCCTCGATGACCTTAGAGGAGGTGCGCGGGCACCTGCAGCGGCAGTACGACCGGGGCGTCCGCTACCTCTACCTGGAGGGCGGCGAGCCCTACCTGTGGCGGGACGGCGACCGCCGCCTGCCCGACATCGTCCGCCTCGCCCGGCGAATCGGCTACTACCGCGTCCACGTCTACACCAACGGCACCGTGCCGCTCGACGAGAGCCCCGACTTCACCTGGGTCAGCATCGACGGCCTCGGCGAGACCTTCCGGACCATCCGCGGCATCCCCGTGGACCACGTGCTCGACCACCTGCGCCGTTTCAAAGGCCGCGGCGGCATCGTCTACACCGTCAACACCCTCAACCGGGGACACACGGGCGAGTTCCTCGAATTCATGCAGCGGGAATTCCCGGGCCGGCGGGTGATGTTCTACCTCCACACCCCCTACTACGGGAAGGACGAGCTGCTCCTCTCCCGGGCGCAGCGGCGCGAAACCATCGAGACCCTCATCGCCCACAAGCGCGCGGGCCTGCCGGTGATGAACTCGAAAGCCGGCCTCCGGGCCCTGGCGAGCGGCAACTACTTCCACCCCACCAACCTGTGGAAGGTCATCGACACCACCGGCGAGTACCCCTGCTGCCGCGCCATCGGCAACCCGGAGGTGTGCGCAGAGTGCGGCTACGCCACCTGCGCGGAGATCGTGTTGGCGCGGAACGGGCGGATTGGGCCTGTTGTTGGGTTGTTGGGGATGTATTGA
- a CDS encoding REP-associated tyrosine transposase produces the protein MDYRRHRQPGGTCFFTVVTQHRRPLLVDHIEALRAAFRLVRSRYPFVIEAIVVLPDHLHTLWRLPDGDSDYSRRWMVLKRAFSSALPAAPASPSQARKREKGIWQRRFWEHTIRDEADWARHMDYIHYNPVKHGYVDSPAGWPYSSFSRWVERGVYAPGWGAGEPPGLQVVAGE, from the coding sequence ATGGACTACCGACGTCACCGCCAACCGGGCGGCACCTGCTTTTTCACCGTGGTCACCCAGCACCGCCGGCCGCTCCTGGTGGACCACATCGAGGCCCTGCGGGCCGCCTTCCGCCTCGTGCGCAGCCGCTATCCCTTCGTCATCGAGGCCATCGTCGTGCTTCCCGATCATCTCCACACGCTGTGGCGCCTGCCCGACGGCGACAGCGACTACTCGCGGCGCTGGATGGTGCTCAAGCGCGCCTTCTCCAGCGCCCTCCCGGCCGCGCCCGCCTCCCCCTCCCAGGCACGGAAACGGGAGAAGGGAATCTGGCAGCGCCGCTTCTGGGAGCACACCATCCGGGACGAGGCGGATTGGGCGCGGCACATGGATTACATCCATTACAACCCGGTGAAGCACGGTTACGTGGACAGCCCCGCGGGGTGGCCCTACAGTTCGTTCTCGCGCTGGGTCGAGCGCGGGGTTTACGCGCCCGGCTGGGGGGCCGGCGAGCCGCCGGGTTTGCAGGTCGTGGCGGGGGAGTAG
- a CDS encoding KamA family radical SAM protein produces the protein MVAGLDRRAPAVPGAVDAARYRVFTERHWDQIPQLRALPEEQREAMRAVAKVLPFRVNQFVLDELIDWDNVPDDPLFRLVFPQPEMLLPHQMEAMLKLLRAGADNAALVAQARMLREELNPHPAGQQALNVPRVGEQMLEGMQHKYNETVLFFPSQGQTCHAYCSFCFRWAQFVGDKELRFAANEAGHLHEYLAGNPRVSDLLLTGGDPMVMKTRNLAQYLEPLLAPGFEHVQNIRIGTKALTFWPQRFVSDADADDLLRLLERMVDAGKHVAVMAHYNHWRELEPAVSREAIRRIRDTGAVIRAQGPLLSHINDDAGVWARMWRTQVHLGIVPYYLFVERDTGARHYFEVPLARTWEIYRDAMQQVSGLARTARGPSMSAGPGKVEVQGVTEVAGEKVFVLRFIQARNADWVQRPFFAHYDEKAAWLDQLRPAFGEEKFFFQDEYQAMCRAAGVERA, from the coding sequence ATGGTCGCCGGACTCGACCGACGCGCGCCCGCCGTTCCCGGCGCGGTGGACGCCGCCCGCTACCGGGTGTTCACCGAGCGCCACTGGGACCAGATCCCGCAGCTCAGGGCGCTGCCGGAGGAGCAGCGCGAGGCCATGCGGGCGGTGGCCAAGGTGCTGCCGTTCCGGGTCAACCAGTTCGTGCTCGACGAGCTCATCGACTGGGACAACGTGCCCGACGATCCCCTGTTCCGGCTGGTCTTCCCGCAGCCCGAGATGCTGCTGCCCCACCAGATGGAGGCGATGCTGAAGCTGTTGCGCGCCGGGGCCGACAACGCCGCGCTGGTGGCGCAGGCCCGCATGCTGCGCGAGGAGCTCAATCCCCACCCGGCGGGCCAGCAGGCGCTGAACGTCCCCAGGGTGGGCGAGCAGATGCTGGAGGGGATGCAGCACAAGTACAACGAGACGGTGCTGTTCTTCCCCAGTCAGGGCCAGACCTGCCACGCCTACTGCAGCTTCTGCTTCCGCTGGGCCCAGTTCGTGGGCGACAAGGAGCTGCGCTTCGCCGCCAACGAGGCGGGCCACCTGCACGAGTACCTGGCCGGGAACCCGCGGGTGAGCGACCTGCTGCTCACCGGCGGCGACCCGATGGTGATGAAGACCCGCAACCTGGCCCAGTACCTGGAGCCGCTGCTGGCGCCGGGCTTCGAGCACGTGCAGAACATCCGCATCGGCACCAAGGCGCTGACCTTCTGGCCCCAGCGCTTCGTCAGCGATGCCGACGCCGATGACCTGCTGCGCCTGCTGGAGCGCATGGTCGACGCCGGCAAGCACGTGGCGGTGATGGCCCACTACAACCACTGGCGCGAGCTGGAGCCGGCGGTGTCGCGGGAGGCGATCCGCCGCATCCGCGACACTGGCGCGGTGATCCGCGCCCAGGGCCCGCTGCTCTCCCACATCAACGACGACGCCGGGGTGTGGGCGCGCATGTGGCGCACCCAGGTGCATCTCGGCATCGTGCCCTACTACCTGTTCGTGGAGCGCGACACCGGCGCGCGCCACTACTTCGAGGTGCCGCTGGCGCGCACCTGGGAGATCTACCGCGACGCCATGCAGCAGGTCTCCGGCCTGGCCCGCACCGCCCGCGGCCCCTCCATGAGCGCCGGCCCGGGCAAGGTGGAGGTGCAGGGGGTCACCGAGGTGGCGGGCGAGAAGGTGTTCGTGCTGCGCTTCATCCAGGCCCGCAACGCCGACTGGGTGCAGCGTCCCTTCTTCGCCCACTACGACGAGAAGGCGGCCTGGCTGGACCAGCTGCGACCCGCCTTCGGCGAGGAGAAGTTCTTCTTCCAGGACGAGTACCAGGCCATGTGCCGTGCCGCCGGCGTGGAGCGGGCCTGA
- a CDS encoding YaeQ family protein has protein sequence MALTATIFKAELQIADMDRNHYADHALTLARHPSETDERMMVRLLAFALHAGEALQFTKGLCADDEPALWERSLDEEIRLWIDVGLPDARRLRRACGRARQVVLYTYGGRTAGQWWERNARELERLDNLRVFDLPQEATRALAGLVSRTMRLQCTVQEGQVWLGNAEATVLIEPRSLLGER, from the coding sequence ATGGCCCTCACCGCCACCATCTTCAAGGCCGAGCTGCAGATTGCGGACATGGACCGCAACCACTACGCCGACCACGCCCTGACCCTGGCGCGCCACCCCTCGGAGACCGACGAGCGGATGATGGTGCGGCTGCTGGCCTTCGCGCTCCACGCCGGCGAGGCGCTGCAGTTCACCAAGGGGCTGTGCGCCGACGACGAGCCGGCGCTCTGGGAGCGCAGCCTGGACGAGGAGATCCGGCTCTGGATCGACGTGGGCCTACCCGACGCGCGACGCCTGCGCCGGGCCTGCGGCCGGGCGCGGCAGGTGGTGCTTTACACCTACGGCGGCCGCACCGCCGGGCAGTGGTGGGAGCGCAACGCCCGGGAGCTGGAGCGGCTCGACAACCTGCGGGTGTTCGACCTGCCCCAGGAGGCGACCCGCGCCCTGGCCGGGCTGGTGAGCCGCACGATGCGCCTGCAGTGCACGGTGCAGGAGGGGCAGGTGTGGCTGGGCAACGCCGAGGCGACGGTGCTGATCGAGCCGCGTAGCCTGCTGGGGGAGCGGTAG
- a CDS encoding PfkB family carbohydrate kinase has protein sequence MTTASAPGGAPSGRPLIFGEVLFDRFEDGSAVLGGAPFNVAWHLQGFGLAPLFLSRIGTDALGERVLAAMEAWGMDRGGLQRDAAHPTGTVEVRIEGGQPSFDICPDQAYDHIDPAALGAALEGADGGLLYHGTLAARAGSARALDALRAPGRGLPAFVDVNLRAPWWDREGARARLRGARWVKLNDDELALLAGVPRGTLDNAGAVAAAGEPEREALGVEVLVITRGDAGAVVLAPGVEHSAPAAPVTGLVDTVGAGDAFSAVTLLGLVRGWPLPAILERALQFASAICAQRGATAPDRELYRRHLENWNG, from the coding sequence ATGACGACGGCCAGCGCACCCGGCGGTGCTCCGTCGGGCCGCCCCCTCATCTTCGGCGAGGTCCTGTTCGATCGCTTCGAGGATGGCAGCGCCGTGCTCGGCGGCGCACCCTTCAACGTGGCCTGGCACCTGCAGGGGTTCGGCCTCGCGCCCCTGTTCCTGAGCCGCATCGGCACCGACGCCCTGGGCGAGCGGGTGCTGGCGGCCATGGAGGCGTGGGGCATGGACCGCGGCGGCCTGCAGCGCGACGCCGCCCACCCCACCGGCACGGTGGAGGTGCGCATCGAGGGCGGCCAGCCCAGCTTCGACATCTGCCCCGACCAGGCCTACGATCATATCGACCCCGCCGCGCTCGGCGCGGCGCTGGAAGGCGCCGACGGGGGGCTGCTCTACCACGGCACCCTGGCCGCCCGGGCCGGCTCCGCCCGCGCCCTGGACGCGCTGCGCGCCCCCGGCCGCGGGCTGCCCGCGTTCGTGGACGTGAACCTGCGCGCGCCCTGGTGGGACCGCGAGGGGGCGCGGGCGCGGCTGCGCGGCGCGCGCTGGGTGAAGCTCAACGACGACGAGCTGGCGCTGCTGGCCGGCGTGCCGCGCGGGACGCTCGACAATGCCGGGGCGGTGGCCGCGGCGGGCGAGCCCGAGCGGGAGGCGCTGGGGGTGGAGGTGCTGGTGATCACCCGCGGCGACGCCGGCGCCGTGGTGCTGGCCCCGGGGGTGGAGCACAGCGCCCCGGCCGCGCCGGTCACCGGCCTGGTGGACACGGTGGGGGCGGGCGACGCCTTCAGCGCCGTGACCCTGCTCGGCCTCGTCCGCGGCTGGCCCCTGCCCGCCATTCTCGAGCGGGCCCTGCAGTTCGCCTCGGCCATCTGCGCCCAGCGCGGCGCCACCGCGCCCGATCGCGAACTCTACCGCCGCCACCTGGAGAACTGGAACGGATGA
- a CDS encoding radical SAM protein yields the protein MFNPPLPAAAAGAVMASFTSRPGLYLHVPFCETLCPFCPYNKVLLDRALAGRYVEALGREIDGYLAHAAGPFTSLYIGGGTPTLCLAELAPLLARIPVAGERAIEVLPGHATPENVARLRAMGVNYLSLGVQSFDAAVLAHLKRPNTVAENFRALEATAGQFDCVDVDLIFDAAFGEASVFLRDLEHCFRAGVEQVSTYPLMRFGYTPFGKVRHQPGREHRVLRQAEALARRHGYERRSVWTFNRRDAANYTSITREFYLGCGAGAGSFTGGLFFLNHFSVPAYIERIADGELPIARLASLSRLKSAAYYLFWQAYTGRVDPRRFGVLYPRQRLLRGLLGLLRGAGILRREAGALVLTPRGYDRYHDLERWITYHFIEPLWADMMREHAHLRLPPRGLRERFWLHLAGMGGGAPAPGRNP from the coding sequence ATGTTCAATCCGCCCCTGCCGGCCGCCGCCGCCGGGGCGGTGATGGCCTCCTTCACCAGCCGGCCGGGGCTCTATCTGCACGTCCCCTTCTGCGAGACCCTCTGCCCCTTCTGCCCCTACAACAAGGTGCTCCTCGACCGGGCGCTCGCGGGGCGCTACGTCGAGGCCCTGGGGCGGGAGATCGACGGCTACCTGGCCCACGCGGCGGGGCCCTTCACCTCCCTCTACATCGGCGGCGGGACGCCGACCCTCTGCCTCGCTGAACTGGCCCCCCTCCTGGCGCGGATTCCCGTCGCCGGGGAGCGGGCCATCGAGGTGCTGCCGGGCCACGCCACCCCGGAGAACGTCGCCCGGCTGCGGGCGATGGGCGTCAACTACCTGAGTCTCGGCGTCCAGTCCTTCGACGCCGCGGTGCTGGCGCACCTGAAGCGGCCCAACACGGTGGCGGAGAACTTCCGCGCCCTGGAAGCGACCGCCGGGCAGTTCGACTGCGTGGACGTGGACCTCATCTTCGACGCCGCCTTCGGCGAGGCGTCGGTCTTCCTGCGGGACCTGGAGCACTGCTTCCGGGCGGGGGTGGAGCAGGTTTCCACCTACCCGCTGATGCGCTTCGGCTACACCCCCTTCGGCAAGGTGCGCCACCAGCCCGGCAGGGAGCATCGGGTCCTGCGCCAGGCGGAGGCCCTGGCCCGGCGCCACGGCTACGAGCGGCGCTCGGTGTGGACCTTCAACCGGCGGGACGCCGCCAACTACACCTCCATCACCCGCGAGTTCTACCTTGGCTGCGGGGCCGGTGCGGGCTCCTTCACCGGCGGGCTGTTCTTCCTCAACCACTTCTCGGTCCCCGCCTACATCGAACGGATCGCCGACGGCGAGCTGCCCATCGCCCGCCTGGCGTCCCTGTCGCGGCTGAAGTCGGCCGCCTACTACCTGTTCTGGCAGGCCTACACGGGGCGCGTCGACCCCCGCCGCTTCGGGGTGCTCTACCCCCGCCAGCGGCTGCTGCGGGGGCTGCTGGGGTTGCTGCGCGGGGCCGGCATCCTGCGCCGGGAGGCCGGGGCGCTGGTGCTGACGCCCCGGGGCTACGACCGCTATCACGACCTGGAGCGCTGGATCACCTACCACTTCATCGAGCCGCTGTGGGCCGACATGATGCGCGAGCACGCCCATCTGCGGCTGCCGCCCCGGGGCCTGCGCGAGCGCTTCTGGCTGCACCTGGCCGGGATGGGCGGGGGCGCCCCCGCGCCGGGCCGGAATCCCTGA
- a CDS encoding Fic family protein, translated as MKPLVPPPPPEKLLASCPHDILLRLFREVGTTHQGRYLHWDKLRHLTPPEELSAEEWWLGIKLARHQQFRTIPLRDLKGEPFRYTLPDCVLKKLHHIDSLASGRLALSGQVATEENRDRFIFNSLVEEAITSSQLEGASTTRQVAADMIRYERRPRDKSERMILNNYLAMQSVREVKNRPLDFAGLMSLHRTLTAETLEDPSAAGRIQQPGDKRVEVVDHRSRHVLHTPPLAETLQKRMGTLIAFANSEGDEAEFMHPVIRAITLHFWLAYEHPFVDGNGRTARALFYRTMLQHGYWLFEFISISRILKRAPARYARAFLETESDDNDLTYFIIHQLGVIEQALDDLETYLARKASQLNRLEQRLRRSDLNHRQIALLSHAIRHPGHAYTVKSHQNSHGVAYATARADLIQLAEAGLMIQRRIGKKTLEFIAPDDLEERIR; from the coding sequence ATGAAGCCGCTCGTCCCACCCCCCCCACCGGAGAAGCTGCTGGCATCGTGCCCCCACGATATCTTGTTGCGCCTGTTCCGGGAGGTGGGCACAACTCACCAGGGGCGCTACCTCCACTGGGACAAGCTCCGTCATCTGACCCCGCCGGAGGAATTGTCAGCCGAGGAGTGGTGGCTGGGGATCAAGCTGGCCCGTCACCAGCAATTCCGTACCATTCCCCTGCGCGATCTCAAGGGAGAGCCGTTTCGCTATACGCTGCCCGACTGTGTCCTGAAGAAGCTGCATCACATCGACAGCCTGGCGAGCGGCCGTCTCGCGTTGAGCGGGCAGGTGGCCACGGAGGAAAACCGGGACCGCTTCATATTCAACTCCCTGGTGGAGGAGGCCATCACCTCCAGCCAGCTCGAGGGGGCCAGCACCACGCGCCAGGTGGCGGCCGACATGATCCGCTACGAACGCCGCCCGCGCGACAAGAGCGAGCGGATGATCCTCAACAACTATCTCGCCATGCAGTCGGTGCGCGAAGTGAAGAACCGGCCACTGGACTTCGCCGGACTGATGTCACTGCATCGGACGCTGACCGCCGAGACGCTCGAGGATCCTTCCGCCGCCGGCCGTATCCAGCAGCCGGGCGACAAACGGGTCGAGGTGGTGGATCACCGCTCCCGGCACGTGCTTCACACCCCCCCGCTGGCCGAGACACTACAGAAGCGCATGGGAACCCTCATCGCCTTCGCCAACAGCGAAGGCGATGAGGCGGAATTCATGCACCCCGTGATACGCGCCATCACCCTCCACTTCTGGCTGGCCTACGAGCACCCGTTCGTGGACGGCAACGGCCGCACCGCACGCGCCCTCTTCTACCGGACCATGCTGCAGCACGGCTACTGGCTGTTCGAGTTCATCTCCATCTCGCGCATCCTGAAGCGGGCCCCCGCCAGGTATGCCCGCGCGTTCCTGGAGACGGAGAGCGACGACAACGACCTGACCTACTTCATCATCCACCAGCTGGGGGTCATCGAACAGGCACTCGACGACCTGGAAACCTATCTCGCCCGCAAGGCATCGCAACTGAATCGACTGGAGCAGCGGCTGCGGCGCTCCGACCTGAACCACCGCCAGATCGCCCTGCTCTCCCATGCCATCCGCCACCCCGGGCACGCGTACACGGTGAAGTCCCACCAGAACAGCCACGGCGTCGCCTACGCCACCGCCCGGGCCGACCTGATCCAGCTGGCGGAAGCCGGCCTGATGATTCAACGACGAATCGGCAAGAAAACCCTGGAGTTCATCGCACCGGACGACCTGGAAGAGCGGATTCGCTAG